The genomic stretch AAAAATGGTTAACGAAAACAAATGGGAAGTTACCCAAGATAACATTTGATAAGGTCCAAGGACTTCCCCTAGACAAAATTTAAGCTTATTTTGGCTACGCATAATAATAGCTAGAGATAAGGTAGACTAGAGATACTGAAAATAAAGTCCATCGTGGTAGAAGAGCACTTCCAAACATTGCTGATTGGTGAAGAACAAAACAGGTGTATGATACTTGTTACTGACGGACAAGCTGTCGAAACTGAGAGGTATTTCGTTTTAACATCAAAGCAACGAGCGAACCTGTACACGATAGCtctatttgaaattcaatattAGAAACTCTACTATAATTCAATATTGTTTGGTGAAATCCACTGTAGATATCGATGAGACTGTGATGATTAAAATAAGCTCATCCGTGTTGAAATTAGATTGGCAGTATATTTTCCACCGACGCTTACAAAATACTCTTTCCGCATTTTTCGATAAAAGACAAAAAATCATAAGTTGGCAACAATTCACTTACACCATAAGCAAAtactatttcaattgaaaacacagcaCCCACCACTCGTAAGGCCATACGAAGAACTCATCTGCTAAGTAAATCTCGCGGAATATGCCCTGTTTCGCCGAGAGTGCGCAAAGTTACTCTGCCATCGTCCATGATTGAGATCCAGGTGAGCGATGCGTGGCCAAGTGAAATTCTCAGCCAAGCTTCCGGTGGAAACTGCAGCGCTCGACAAACGAAGTACCGGATTACGTTGGCATGGCACACAATTAATGTATAGGTATCCTGCTTTTCGTGACCATCGGCTCGGTGGAAATACTTACGAAATGCGGCCTCTATGCGGGCTCCGTCCTCAAAGAACTGCtgcgaaaacgaaaaaaaaaacaataactaaATGTAAACAGATGCTTAAGTATCTGATTTTACCGAGACTTCCGGTCGCCAATGGCCGACGGGAGGTTCTGGCGGAGCTGGTGCACCTTCCTCGAGCATAGCATCATCGTGCAATTTTAACTCTGGGAAATGTGACGATATTATTGCGGCAGTCTCCTGTGCCCGAGTCATAGTTGATCGGACAATACAATCAAAATCGATGCCCAAATGCTTAAGCCGCTGCCCGCTGATTGCGGCCTGTTTGCGTCCTATCTCAGTCAAATAACGTTCCGTATCGTTTTTACCTTCCATATTATACTGGCCGTGGCGGACTAAAATTAGATGTCGCGTTACTTTGGCTCGCTTCTTATCCAACTTTTCGTTAAAGCGGTTTTGCACTGCCGGATTGGCCATTTCACTTATGGGTTCCACCAAACTTCTTGGTTCTCGACTGTGAAaagtgaaattaattttttgtatcTCCTGCTTAAACTTTCTACTTACTGATCCCAGTTGTAATCCCATTTGCTGTACTCGGACGGTTTAAAATTGGTTGTCCAGGAATTGTGGACTTCCCGTTTATCTATCGTCTTCGAAGCATACCAGTAGGCTGCTGCCCCACCGGCAGCCCCGATTGCTATTGTTGCTATTCGCCGCATTTTTGGCCAGACACTCATTGTttcgaaacaaaatattttttttgtaatctaaTTCTTACACTTTGAAATCTAActgaaaatttgtagaaaagtaCTTTTCAAACCTTTCAGGATGAAAAGTAGCCGGCCCTTTAATTAGTTCAGATTTGTATTGTGTAGACGGtaaaaatagacaaatattCGGAAGGCAAAGGCAACCAAAGCAACCCACTTTCGTCCGTAACCGCAACTGTCATTTGACAATCTACTACTATCCCAGTGGTTGAGTGAACGCAGTTACTGCCGTTGAAATCAAAACCAAGCTAACCTAGGGGCaaaacactattgatatattgcatcacaccgaaattttttttcatggttcagcaaagtacattgctgaaagCATTTCAGCAAACCACCTGTTTGCTGGATGACagcctttttttaaaaaagttactGTAATGCAGCTCTAgaatttactgaatttcgttcagtaattttatttatGCTGTAAAGCAGTATtttcaatttactgaaaaccagcaATCTATTCAGT from Wyeomyia smithii strain HCP4-BCI-WySm-NY-G18 chromosome 3, ASM2978416v1, whole genome shotgun sequence encodes the following:
- the LOC129730936 gene encoding serine/threonine-protein phosphatase Pgam5, mitochondrial isoform X2 — protein: MSVWPKMRRIATIAIGAAGGAAAYWYASKTIDKREVHNSWTTNFKPSEYSKWDYNWDHREPRSLVEPISEMANPAVQNRFNEKLDKKRAKVTRHLILVRHGQYNMEGKNDTERYLTEIGRKQAAISGQRLKHLGIDFDCIVRSTMTRAQETAAIISSHFPELKLHDDAMLEEGAPAPPEPPVGHWRPEVSFFEDGARIEAAFRKYFHRADGHEKQDTYTLIVCHANVIRYFVCRALQFPPEAWLRISLGHASLTWISIMDDGRVTLRTLGETGHIPRDLLSR
- the LOC129730936 gene encoding serine/threonine-protein phosphatase Pgam5, mitochondrial isoform X1, translated to MSVWPKMRRIATIAIGAAGGAAAYWYASKTIDKREVHNSWTTNFKPSEYSKWDYNWDHREPRSLVEPISEMANPAVQNRFNEKLDKKRAKVTRHLILVRHGQYNMEGKNDTERYLTEIGRKQAAISGQRLKHLGIDFDCIVRSTMTRAQETAAIISSHFPELKLHDDAMLEEGAPAPPEPPVGHWRPEVSQFFEDGARIEAAFRKYFHRADGHEKQDTYTLIVCHANVIRYFVCRALQFPPEAWLRISLGHASLTWISIMDDGRVTLRTLGETGHIPRDLLSR